GCTCGCTAATTTGATTACGCGCCGTTAAACTTCGCGATTAACCTTAGGGGCGACTCGAGTTTAGTACTAGATTTCTCCAGATACGAATGTTTGGTTGAGCTGAGCTGAAAGTGGCGCACGCTTTGTCCGTATGGATTTCGTACCATTTCCCTTATTACCTTCAATCTGTATCCTGGAATCATCATCGCTGTGCTTCTCGAGGTTTAATCAGCTGTCTGAGAGCTTGCGGCATCAGTAGGTGCCCGAGTTAATTATCGTCTATGCCGATTTAGGTCCCGCCTTGAATTATTTTGGGGCTACATTTTTGCGTCATTATCTGAATTAGTGAGGCTTAAGTAGACGgtcctccttttttctttcaacgTGTTAAAGAGTGTTGCCGCGTCCTGTTTTGTGAGTTTTCCTGTAGCTAACCTTTCATCTTGGTTCTGGAACCGCCTTATCATATTCCTTCATTTTGTAATCTCcgaaggaaaatactttttcaTGTATCATGAACGTGCGATGTGATACTTTCACTCGTCTCAATCGTGGTGATTCTTAGCTGGTTTCTGTTGTGCATCGGCATAATATCGGGGTTGACATGCTTCACAGTACCTAACTTGCTTAGAAGAACGGAGAAAGTGGAAGGGAACTTTCAGATAGTAAGCACACTGAAGATGCTAACAATGCTAGGTTTTGTTATAAGGCAGAGGTAATTGAGAGTACTGGTCTCACCTTATGGAGTGTTTTTTAATTTCACTAGAGAACAATCGTGATTTATGTGGAATGAAGTAGTGAATTAATGCCTAATGAGCGGAAGAATGAATTGCTGATCCCTGTTATGCGGTATGAGTTATTTAGTCACTTCCTCCATGAAGAATTGGAGGTGCTTTTCTAGTTACTTTTGAACTGAAGTTGAGAAGCCTCAAGTCTTGAGTCACGGTGTGATTTGTGATGTATCTTTCTCCATGCTAGTATTTAGCCATTTATGCATGCAATTTCCGCTCAGAGACGAATGATATTGGAGTAAACTTGTCAATATGGTCAAGCCACCATATCGTTTGAAGGCTAGGTTTAGTTACATTGAATTGTGCATTCTGCAACGTCTGGTGCTAGGAAAGAGAAACTTTGTGCCGGATaggaaaatgtgaaagagatgTTCTTTGACATGAGCTGAAGGGGTTGTATTATGTTATGCTTCTTCATCATAACTGTGGCATTATCCATACACGTTCGTTTTCAGTGCCAGAGGCTATGTACTATTTTAAATGTGGATTTCAGTTTTATAAAGCAGACTATTTTGACACGCTCCTGTATTAATTTATCGCATGGAAATGTTTGTCTTTTTGCATGCAAAAGAATATCAGTGATTCTGTCTTCTTCGTCTGGCAAATTAAATTTAATGTACTTCAGGCCTCTTCCTTCCTGCTGTGGTGAGGCCCATATTGGATTCTATGGAAACTTCCAAGAAAGTCCCTCAACCTCATATAAGTGATGTAAGTAATGTTTATGCTAGTCTTTCAGATTATCCTTTAGCAGTTTGGGTAGATGTATTGCTGATTTAGTATTACTACATATGTTGTGTGCTTGTATATAAGTTCCTCTTTCATTCGGGAAAAGCCATCGTTTTCTCAACAATATGTTTGTCATTTGGTCCAATAGCTTTCCATTAGATAGAAAAAGATTTGATAAATATTGAAAACTCTCGGATGGAGTATTAGAACGGAAAAATCCATTAGATGATGTACTATTGGTTCTAAGCTATCTCTCGCATTGAATCAACAATTCAAAGTGCTTTTCTTGCGTATTCTTGATAAACTAGCAGTTATATATAGATTTATAGGGATTTGTTTGGGAAGGAAGAAGCTTCTTTGATATCTCTTCATCTGTAAAGGATTCTCGACGTGAAATCACAGAGAGAAAGGGCTGCTCtttgaataggaaaaagagTGCATTTGCAGGGTCTCAAATGAACTGGCTTATTCGAAAAAAGCCTTATTCTTTGGAAGATCTATCTCGTGTCTGGTACTGCATGGTTCTACTTTGTAGGAACTCCGAATCATTGTCTTGAAGGTTCTCTTTTTCATCATAAATGATCCACTGGCCCCGAAATGACCCGACCCAATAGGGAAACCTCAATGAATTGGGCCTTTCGATACAATCAAATAGAAAGCCCTAAGGGCGCCATATTTCTAGGATCCCAGACTATATGATTGAATAAGTCCTCTATCTGTTGCTGGTTTAGGACTCCTTATAGTTTCCTTGTGAGTATCAAGTATGAGGTCGGTGGTTGTGTAATATTACATCAGCATATATGTGCAGTTTTGTTGCTGTTAATGGCTGTCTTTGAGGATGCTGAGACCGTGAATTTACCTCCCATTGCCACCTGGTGCTCTTGCATTTATTGTTGCAAAAGTTGCAAGTTTCATTGTAAACTATGCTTCTTAGTCTCGATTTGCAAACTTTATATATCGTTATTGTTAGCCCCTTTTATTGCATCTTCAATATGGCTATTGTGGTTTACtcaaaagggaggaaaaaaaaaagatgaattggGCGTCCTTTGAGCTCACTTAAAGAGTAACTAGTGGCCTACAAATTTGAAAAGCTGGATTATCATTTGAAACTCCTCTTGCCACATTTGAAAGTTTAACCAGAGAAGAGTTCTGTCCAAATGTTGAAAATGGATTTCTCTTGAGGTTTCTGCGTTATCAATCAACTTgttctgtttttctctttccgCTAGTGTCATTCTTGCCTATGTTGACAGCTTGGATATGCTTATGGGCTGCTCTGTCAATGCTAATAACCTCTTATGTATTTACAGGTGGTTGCCGGGATGACTGGTAAAAGGTAAGCATGAGGTTGACCATCATGAAGTGCCGTCTCTCTGCTGTATCTTCATCGGCAGCCAAATAagtgttttgtttctttgttttgttgatgCCTCCGCATAAATTTTCTTCAATTGGAGCAGGATTTGTATTGATGATACAGTTCATCTGAAGTTACTATGTGCATGTGGAGACGTATTAGGATAATTAGTTGACCGCTCACTGCAGATTTCTGCATGGTTGTGAAGTTGTGAACACCATGCAATTTTCGGAAGAGGATAAATTGTTATTGGAGAATGCTTGCTGGTTATCCTCTGTAACTTTTCATTGTCGGTGGAGCTGGAGTACATCAGATTTCGTGATGAAATTACCCTTCCACTCACCCACTTTTGGGAAAGGGAATACTTTGGAGAATGCTTGCTGGTTATCCTCTGTAGCTTTTCATTGTCGGTGGAGCTGGAGTCCATCAGATTTCGTGTTTAAGTTGCTCTTCCACGCCCTACTTTTGGCAAAGGGAATATATTGGATCTCGTGAATCATGATGTACTAAAAAGGTTGGGGGTAGGGTCATAGTCCATTAGTTTAGGCAACGTCGTGTGGATTTATCCACCTTAGACAACGTGAAAAGTAATGTAAAATGCGCATGTAAAGCATAGATAGACTTTGAACCGATATGGTCAATTAAAGGCACAACCATGGGCTTGAACCAGTATTATACGCATCTTAAAACCACTAGTTTCACAGGGTGGATTCTCTCGGTGATCCTGTAGACATGCTGTTATTGATCATGACAAGACAACAATGTCGCAACCAAAGAGGCGCTGCTTCTGTTTGTACACGACTAACACGCTCGCAGCTAAAGCGGCCAAGAGAGGCCTTATCAAATGTGCAAACAACTGGCTGGTATCGGGATGACAGGGAGATGATGGAGACGTGGCAGTAGCGAAATGTCGGGACACATATGACGATTCACGATCGCATCTTCCCCGCTTtcctactcctcctcctccaaggtATCGCCTCCTTCAATCCTCCGTACAGAGTTGCCTGTCATGTAGCCAGACCGATCATTTTAGCCTTGTTGGAACAAAGAAAGATCTTTTGCACCtgctaaaagaaagaaaggagggaGATGGCCATTGCTCACCCAGCTGAAATGAGAGTGTGACGAGTAAGAGAGGAGAGGGAAGCTCCCTGGCCTCCTCATGTTGGTGCTGCTCCTGCATTCACTCCTCAACTCACTGCTCTCTCCGCCCACCACgtaattacatgaaaatgaagGGAACACATAGCTGCTCCCGCCcatctccctcttcttccttctcccagAAGACCCAccaaaccaccaccaccgccactcACTTGGCTTGCTCCTCACTAGGACACCCTCTCTTGTCGCACCCACATCAATGCCCTCCTCATCGTCGCCGTCGCCCGCTCTTTCCGCAACCACGTAACTCCGGAACGATCCATAGCACTCCCCTCCCATCCTGAACGATGACGTCTGCTGCCCACCGGCAGGTGTTGGCATCTTGGCTATTATGGCCTCGCTCAGCAGCCTAGGAGGCAGTTCCAAGCACGTCCTGGTGGCCGAGTACGGCTCACCAGGCCCAGGGCTCGGGACTATGGCCAGTGCACTGCAGGGCCTCGGCTTGCCCGGCTCTTCCTCCCACCGGAACGGCACAGCCGCCGTTGTATGGAACGGCGGTGTTCTCATCCCTGATGGGTCCGGCGACTCCGCTGTCTTTGGTGCCACTGAAACTAGCAGCAGCTTTCCTGGTGCTGTGCTTGCGCTCTCTCCTGGTTCCACTGCCTTGGATACCATTTGCTCCCTCTCTCTGGGTGTTTTATTCTTGGTAGGGCAGGTTCGTGTTGTGAATACACATAGCTAGGAGATGAGAGACAGAGAAACAAGGAGGGAAAGGGAGGAAGCTGCTGGGGAGAAGGAAAGTGAGGGGGAGGGGGTACTATATTGTCTCGATCTTTGCATTGAGTTGTAGCACATTAGCAATCACAGTGACACTAGAGGACAAAAGGACTAAAAAGCAGGTGCAGAACCAACCAATAATAACGAGTGGCTGTGGGACGGAACTGACTTCACACCGTCAAGACAGAGAACTTTATATTATAAATTTTGCTACTACTAGTTTAGGCAATTGATGTTAACTCAAATGCCTACTCCCTGGAAAGTTTTTTAATTGTCAATAACGAATGGAGGGTAAACGATTGCCTCTTGAGAAAAGTTTTTCAGATAACACAATATATTTTAGGTTAAAAGAactttttcgaaataaaaatagtgtttggtaaaatgtaaataaacaTTATCTTGAGAATCGACTTTGGTTTAaatgttgtttgaaaaaaaaaaaaactaaacttgTGAAGGTATAAAatttagataaataaataatacaatCTACTTGCGACCACGGAACTCCAGCGAGCTAGATTTGATACCAACGACTCTTTCCTAAAGTAAAGGTGACCCCCGACGAGGGTCGCCTAGTGTCGTAGACCCTCTCTTAAGGTCGCGCAAGGCTTGCTGGTACTGTATCTAGCTCGACAGCAACGTCACTTGAGATGGAAGACGGTGagggtaaaattgaaatttcaaaagtttagcgagagcaaaattgaaagaaaaaatgcaTTACTATTCCGGAAATGTTAAAGCTCAAAGTTGGGTAAGATTTGCATTGGACTAAAGGCCTTTAGAAAACTTTAGAATTGCACCTAAAGCTCTCCAAAATAATTTATCAAACACCAATTGTATTTTGCCCAAGTGCCTTTGGGAAAGTGGTTTGAATAAGTCGAAAGGTTTGAATAGCAAAAGTTACTAAAACAGAATGTATTGACAATAACCAGACCCAATGcctaaaaaaaagttacaacttTAGAATTTGTAATAATTGtatcaaaaacttttttttttgtcttataaaaaacctccaacttttacttttgtcccaattctaccccaaacttttacttttgtctcaattctacagGCCTAGTACCAAAAAACcactcaactttagcatatgtcccatattacattcaaaactttttttgtctcataaaaaactttaactttacttttgttccaattttacCACCATTAGCCTTCCATCGATAATCACCATTAATTAATCTtatgtggcattttcatgtcattaatgaattacacctcaacaaagccgatatgaaaaaatctcaaacgtcTCTTCCGTTGTTTGCTTCCCTTATATATTACCGGGAGATATATAATCACTCAAGATGGCGCGTTTCGTATTCTCTTTggcactcaacagcccaaagaatGACTAAACATGGAGATATTCAGatgaattatctaaaatcttGTTCTCCCCGAAATCTACTATGtctaaatttcgaaaattcattggtaagtttagtgagaaaattcgagccacgtatgattaactaacggtgattatgaaCAGAAGGTTGacgatggtagaattgggataaaagtaaaagttggtggttttttatgaaattaaaaaaaaagttttggatataattgggatagatGTTAAAGTTcaggtttttttgggtattagacgGGTAAAATCAGGATAAAGATAAGagttggggtttttttatgagaccaaaaaaagttttgaatataattgtcTCAAACgttaaagttggagtttttttttttttttttgtattaggcctAAGAACCATGACAGACAGTGAGATGATATGGGATCCAAAAACATGTGGGAACTTAGAGCTCACGAGCATCCAAACGCTGGTCCACAGATCTGTAGCGGGAAGTGCAGATATTGTCGTGCCGCCTCTTCAATCCCAGATGCTTTTCTAAGCTCTCTTGATTTTTCCCGAGCGAGGATGATGGCATTGGATTCCAAGGTCTGCTGCAGAACGGGATTCCCATTTTCACTGTGCTTGGACTTTTGCAGAGTCTGATGGAATGGAACGGAACACAATGCCCTTCCCTACAAGTCAACCTTCCCAACCCCATGCCACCAGCCCAATCTGTTCTCTCTTCTTCCCACTTTCCCAAGCAACTAAACCTGAGCCAATCAATGGAAAATACAACCATGCATGGATGAGAGGTAGCTTGAAAGGGCCACATAGGTAAGGGAATATTCAACGTAGCATGTCGGCAGGTCTCATGTTATGTCTAATGAGACGTATCGATTTAAGTGATCCGTTGACGAAACTCGAAATCAAATAGTCATTCAGATCACCTTCACCATATCAATAGTCTATTATACTCGGGCTCGAGGTCTGATTTCACTTTCTTTCTCAAGCTCCTCCTTCTTCAAGTTAGAAGAACAGGAGTCTGCCGAGAAAGTGTAACAAAAGCTTGGTGGGTCTCACTGTTGAATGTTGATTAAAAAAAGGAGGCATTTAGTCAAAGCGTGCATGCAAGTCTTTTTAGCTGAGGTCGGTCTCACTGTTGGTTCGTGACATTGACTTTTCACCCCCATCTGTCCTTTAACATCAAAAAGTCAGCAAAAGCTAAACCCATAAACATCTGAAGTCCAGTTTCTACCATGtgctttgtttttatttatttattccttttaatCTTCCTTTGTTGAGAGACTATTAAGAGAGAACAGACCCAACTTTTTGAAGTATAAAACTGGAACGGAATGTCGATTGCGACTCGGAGTTTCCCAGTCACTGTGAATTcggtataagtttgggattaCCGGGATCTTCGGAGTGTCCGCGGAGGACTGGAGACGGAGACCGGCAGTTGGAGAGCGCAAGAAGACAGGCCAGCCAAACGCTTGGGAAGAACCAGACAACCAGGCGGGGTATCCGGCCGAGGGGTGGCTGGGTTGCTCGCTGCCAGCCTCAACAATCAAAAGCGTTTCTCGGCGTTGTGGCCCGCTGTTCGAGCCTATTTTGGGCATGATAGCCACCACCGATGCGAACCTGACCTGATGCATCCATACATGTTTTAAAACCTATTTTGTGTGGATCCTAGAGAACCCATTTTGATGCTTGCACCAAATTTATTACGGGAATAAGTGTTActagaagttttaaaacttatcacgaaagtgcaatggactcctaaaacttttaaaaactgTAATAAGCCTTAAAAGttgttaaattggtgcaatcgaatcATTCCGTTAACACCGTCAATTTATCTAACACAAAATGCTGACGtgggaattttttaaattaatttaattttcttttgtggcattttttattttcttttccaaaatctTATTTcaattgagttaaaaaaaaaaaaccaaggacAAGGTtaatattcaattttaaaaagttaaaactaaaaaaaaaaagggtgaaattAATAAATGGGATACgtacaccaaaaatcctaaaatactGCAAAAAGGACTTACTTTCTCCTCGTGAGATTGTGTATAGATTCCATCATCATTAGATGATATTCTCGCTGATTTAATCTGATCACTTAAGGTTAGATGCTGCCTTTTCAATAATTAAGCACAAACTCATTCTAATACAGAGAGCTGAGTCAATTAACCCCAGCGGACTGATCTTGACAGAGAGTGGATTATCATTTAtcactttcctttcttttcattggCATAACGGTGGAGAGGGGTGACCAACGCTTAGCAACCTCCTCTTAGTCTTACAACAAAGACCTCATGCCCGTTATGAAATATTTAGTTTAAGATATGACTAGTCAGTACTACCCGAAATTCGAAGTTCCGGGTTAGCTAGCCACTTACCATGTCTCTACTAAGATGCTAGCAACCCCGAAAAATCTCTTCACATGAGGTATGTGGCGACCAAGTAATGCAATGCGAGCCGTTCAGAAGTTAGCTCACGATGCAAATCGCACTCGTCATCTATCGTGAAATATAGATGATTGCTTTATCCTTTGACCAACCCCCTCGAGTAGCTAGTGGACCATTGAATGTTTGACCTCAATGTACAAGAGCTCCCCTTAACACGCGCACGCGTACAGGATTTCTTCTTGTCCGTACCTGTTATGGGTCCCCACGTTGGCCCCATTATAAAGCAAAGAAATCatagcaagaagaagaaaaatccaactCCAAAACTCGAAACTGCTCGAGCCATCCGGACGGTGAAATCACATCGAGCATGAAGGGAATAacagtaataataataataatctagaTAAGACCTCCAGGTAACAAGTCCGATGCAAACACTTGTCGGATCCCTTCATGATTAAAGAAACGGGGTAATCATCTCCCACACAAAGCAAACCCCCtcgaagaaggaagaaaacatGGCACTAATCAGAAGAGGGTCCTGATCAAACATCATTACATGTTAATGATCACACCCGAATTCTAGCAGTAAGTACAGCAGTGGCCAACTAAAGCCTTGTCCACTTAAGTAGGACAGCTGTAAGAAGGCATCGATGTCGGTGGTGACGGAACGGtagattgagatttttttacttGTGGTTCGGTCGGTAAAAGCTGTTCCAGAAGCAGAACTATTAAGGATACGTCTGTTTGAGGGAAAGAAAATTTAGCGAATTAGTTTTCTTTCGGACTTTCACGCCTTTGATTTGTTAAAAATAATTGGTCGACAGAAAATCACTTATAATTaaagaaagcatttttctttaagatgaagctttctttgaaataaacatACCCTAAACCCCTAAAACTATCATCAATGGTAACATGAAAATTAAGGCAAGAAAGAAATCACTGGCCACCATTAACTAAAAAAAACCGAGCTCTGATCCAAAGCCCGAAACGAGACCCGGCCCGTTGAAGCCCGCCGAGCACTCTGATTGGAGCCATCCCTTGGATCGGACCTTACCTTTTGCCATCGCTTGCGGGTCAAGCATCAAAAGCCTAGCACCAGTTAAGTCTTCTTGCTTTGGAGTGCAATTCATCCACAGGCCGCAATCAAAGGAAGATTAACATCGCTTCCTTTGTTTATTGTAGTTAACAGGTGGCGGAGGAAGATTAGGCAGTGACGAAACAAAAGTCCAAAGGATGAGAATGATTATGTTACTTTGTCGGCTAATTAATCCCTCGTGATCCTTAGAAAAGAAGCATATATGTTATATTATTTTCACGTCAAGGAATATGATGAGAAAGATTACCCAATTcatcttaaaactattgcaTGTATGCCAATTCAAGTCTAAATTTCTCGGTTTGTCAagttaatcataaacctttacgAAAGATTACAGTGTAGTCATTATAGTCAATTCTCACCCGAAATCGTCGAAGCGACAATCCAGTCATTATCGGCTGTCCTATGTGGCGGGCCACTACGTTAGCAATTACCGAAAAGAATTAGTCGAATGGATACATTGGTATTTTGCGTGagagtttatgattgaattgacaaaattgaaaaacttatgactgaattgacatccatacaataagtttTGGATCGATTAAACAATTTTCCGAAATTTGATAAGCCTAGCAAAAAAGCCAATACACCTATTTTTTAGGTCGTATAGAACTCGAGGGTCAAGGAATATGAGAGGAAAATTATCCATTCACTCCTAAATTTATCGTATGGATACCAattttagtcttaaaattttcaattttatcaaccTATCCTAAACATTTATGAAAGAATACAATTCAATCGGCGCTagctatcctacatggcacgccGCCACATCAGAAATTTTCGGCGAGAATTGACCGAATggtattttacaaaaaaaaaaaaaatattataactaaattgacaaaattaaaagcttaAAAATAAATCGATATcggtacaataaatttaagggtGAATGGATAATTCGTTCATCTATTTTTTGGGGCCATGTAGAACTCGTGGGGTCCCCTCTGTTGAAGTTACACGAAGAGGAAGTACAGGTTATTTTAAAGCCATCTATTCTCCTGTCAATCATTTTCTGTGGATTAATATAACAACCCACACAAACATTTATGGCAATGGCCCATTGTCTTAAAACCACTAGCAGTGTCTAAAACCAGTAGGGTGCAACCCCACAGTCAATTTTCACCCGGCTGCTACATCATCCGAGGTTGTCTAGCATGGAACGGAAGAAAACCATTCGATGCACTCATCCAATTGATGACGTGACAAAAAGAgtcaaatcataaaaatttacgTTCACATTGTGGTTTAACTT
This sequence is a window from Rhodamnia argentea isolate NSW1041297 chromosome 3, ASM2092103v1, whole genome shotgun sequence. Protein-coding genes within it:
- the LOC115753586 gene encoding uncharacterized protein LOC115753586; protein product: MAVMEKLKMFVVQEPVVAASCLIAGVGLFLPAVVRPILDSMETSKKVPQPHISDVVAGMTGKR
- the LOC115753581 gene encoding uncharacterized protein At4g00950, producing the protein MVSKAVEPGESASTAPGKLLLVSVAPKTAESPDPSGMRTPPFHTTAAVPFRWEEEPGKPRPCSALAIVPSPGPGEPYSATRTCLELPPRLLSEAIIAKMPTPAGGQQTSSFRMGGECYGSFRSYVVAERAGDGDDEEGIDVGATREGVLVRSKPSEWRWWWFGGSSGRRKKREMGGSSYVFPSFSCNYVVGGESSELRSECRSSTNMRRPGSFPLLSYSSHSHFSWATLYGGLKEAIPWRRRSRKAGKMRS